The following is a genomic window from Corvus hawaiiensis isolate bCorHaw1 chromosome 5, bCorHaw1.pri.cur, whole genome shotgun sequence.
aaatagaCTGAGTATATAAAATATGCCAAACTTTTACCATAAGGGTGTAAATTCTTTAAGGAGCCAGGTTGGGCTCCTGGTGGTTGCCAGACTGATAAGAAACTTTGGGTACCCAAATATATTGTTGAAGAAATATTTACCCTTTCATGCTGTCCAATACACAAACTTGCCGTGCTTTTCCTGTCTGTATCTTTGGTGGTTTACAAGAATTGAAGAGTTTTTTGCTGTGCAAGAAAGCTGTGCTGCTTACGCATTTCATTATACACTTGTCTTTTATTAGTGTTAACCTATGGGACATGAGCAGTCCTGGTTTCATGAAGTACCTGTCGAGGGATCTGTGTTACGTTATATGAAGGATTAAACAAAAGAagcattttccctttctcagtTTGAAAAATCTCATGTTTCCAATTAAATCCACTTTATTAGTGAAGAGAAATATATCTTAGAATGCTGCTTCCTAAAAGCTTTGTACTTACTGCTTTCATGAGCTACAGAATGTTTTCCTATTAAGCAGACTCAACTGTAGTACTTGATGATTTTAATTTCCCTCTTCATACACTAAACCTTTAGTGCCATTGGCCCTACTTCACCAGCTTTTTTCTCAGTTCACCCGTCATGTTGGGCAAGATTTCTCAGCTTGTTTGGTTTGTGTTCTGGATTAGCACTCCCCTCCTGGTACAGTTTTGTTCATTTGACAGTCTGAGAGTTTACTGTGAAAATATGAGCCAAATATAGGTAATTCACTTTAGAAATCTTCTGCACAGAGGACTTGGGACTACCTTGGAATATAAAAGTTGTTTCTGcaaaggttttttctttttctttgaggTGGAATTTCAGTGTTGGTCACTTTGAGCTGCGCTATGTCCCAGATATTGAAACTAGAGCCGGATACATTGAGAGCAATTTTAAATCAACTATgaacaaagaagaaacaaaaattatttcagatgtgGAGGAGCAGGAAGCTATGATGAAAGACACAGTGATAAAGGTCTCGGTGGCTGATTGGAAGGTGATGGCTTTTAACAGACGAGGAGGACATCTGGAATGGGAATACCAGGTAAGGAAAAAGACAGAATATTAAATACCACAAAAGCAGAAGTTTTGAAGATGTCTTTCATCTTTGGTTTCAGGCACTGTCTTTGTAAAGGAGCACGCATCTGCTTgtaatttttaaactaaagTTCTGACTTTGAGCTGCTGCATCTGTTACAAAAATTTAAACAAGGAATTTAAGCacattgttttccatttttcttatttaatagCTCGttaataaaacattaattttccaATTGTCTCTCTCCCCTTCAGTTTTGCACTCCAATTGCTTCTGCATGGCTACTTAAGGATGGCAAAGTAATTCCAATCAGTCTGTTTGATGACACGAGTTACACAGCAAATAATGAGGTGCTGGAAGATGAAGAAGATCTTGTGGAAGCTGCCAGAGGGGCCACAGAATCCAGTGTCTATTTGGGTGAGACACcaactgcagcattttctgCAGTACACATTATTAATTCCTCTGTTGAGGTTGTACTAAAGCAGATCTTTTTGTACTGGTAGATTTCAAACCCATAAATCTTTTCCATTTTGGTTCTGAAATGTCCACTGCGTTATAGTTTCAGTACAGTGGAGATGACTGAAAGTCTTGAAACTGGAAAGGACAGGTTTACAGCTAACAAGGCAGTTTAATTGCCCATTAATTTGTACACTGATTGCAGTAActtactgtgaagaaaattcagATAAGATTTTTCATGGCTTAGTTTTCATCCAGCTGTCAGAATTCATTGGATATGGTTTGTGACAATTTGAAATAGAGTGGCTCAAGgtccttctcctcagctgtCTGTCTCTGGGAGGCAAATGTGCTTTGGTTTTCTAAGACTAGGTTTGCCTTAGCCTTCTTCTCTAAGTCCTTACATCTTGTAACTTTCCAGTTAGTGGTTAGAGTAACAGATAGAGAATAACATCAGGAAGAAGCCAGGTTGTTCCAGCCTTCCTGGTAATGGCTGTTTTGTGCAGCATTAACCAGAGTAGGAAGCTTGGAAGAGGTCTTACCTATGCAAATCCCAAACTGCTTTGTAGCTCTTAAAAATTTCTGGCATTTTCCTGTAGCACCAGCACTCCAGCAGTAAAAATGAGATGTCCTGAACACTTGCTTTCCTAGAACAGAGGGAAGATATTACTTGAATTCATCCAGCTTAGCAATCAGAGTCAGTATCTCAAGTTCTCAGAATATGaaggaatattttcagaaatgcttttaacCATGTATTTTGACTAAGCAGTTTTTTTCCAGGGGTGAAGAGAACCAAATCTAAAGACTAATATGCTTCCTTGTTTATTACTTAGGTATGTTCAGGGGCCAGCTGTATCTTCAATCATCAGTCAGAATTTCTGAGAAATTCCCAACCAACCCAAAGGCTCTGGAATCCAGGAACGATAATGCAATTATTCCTCTTCCCAAAATCAAATGGAAACCTTTAATCCGTAAGTAACAATTCAGAGTTTCATTGATTACCTTAGCTCAGAAAAGACAGGACATCTTTCTGATTTCCAGTATGTTTCAAACTAGTCTAATGCCTCCAGCTGTAAACTACTTCAGGAGCTCTCTCTGTGCTTTAttaagtgtttatttttttctaattaaatgcttaatgtctgttttcttttctgatggATTTGACAGGGTCTTTTTTCATCATGAAATGTTGGATCTTCTCAATCAAATTTTTCAACAAAAGGAGGAAGTTTTTTGCAGTGATGTGAATATTAGTGAATTGACTTGTCAAGGGGGGGAATTGTTAAGTAACTGTTACCTTAAAGTACCTTTCTTAATGTTTCCTTCTATGAAGTTTGCTTCTCATGGTCTGATCCAAGATGCATTTTGTAAGATGATGCAATTGGAGTTCTCTTTAAATTAATATGAGAACAGAATTTTACAGACAATTGAGCTTGGAAAATTGTGTCTTTTCTATGCTTAGATTCCCCTTCCAGGACTCCAGTGTTGGTGGGCTCTGATGAGTTTGATAAGTGTCTCAGCAATGACAAGTATTCTCATGAGGAATACAGCAATGGAGCACTGTCAGTGCTGCAGTACCCATATGGTAGGTGAAGTTCCAAACTTTGAAGTGTTTCAAATAGCCAGGTTTACCCATTTATTGCCTGTGAAATTCAGTAAATGACCATTTGTTTGACCTTAAATATGTGGAGTTTTCTAACATTCAATGAAATAGGAAATTATTGCCCAAACTAGGATTTCCAGATTGCAATGTAGGTACAATTATTGCCACATAATGCACAACAAAGTGCCAGGAGCTGCTACTGCAGAGCTGTTGTGTGTGCTGCCATTGCCACTGAGAGTTGTTTGGAGTGGAATTGGGAATTACTTTTTTCAGAATTTACTGACAGTGCTGGAGACTCAGGATGGTTATCAAAAGTTTTCCATATGGAATCTATTCTCGTTTAAAGCTAGGGAGACCTAGTTGCTGTTTGCAGCCTTGATTAACTGAATTTGCTTGTGTGCCATTTAAAGTCATGGGGTGTGGAAATAAAAACAGCCCATGTCTGTTGAGGAGACCTATTAATGAGAAGCCAGAATTGTTTTGTAGATACCTACAAACAAATCTGTGTTCTCTTTGTGTGTTTTATACACAGATAATGGTTATTACTTACCCTACTACAAGAGGGAGAGAAATAAACGTAGCAACCAGATCACGGTTCGATTTTTTGATGACACAAATTACAAGAACATTCGCAAAAAGGATCCTGTTCTTCTGCTTCACTGGTGGAAAGAAATTGTTGGCACCATTGTATTTTGTATTGTGGCCACAACTTTTATCGTACGCAAGCTCTTCCATCCCCACCCTTACAGCAGagtaagtatttttttctgaataccAAATACAGAATATATTATTTTAGCTGTTTCTTTCAGTCTGGAGTCTGCAATGAGTAATATTAATAAGTTAATAACTAATGAGATCACAAAATCAAAAGCCTAAATTTATTGTTTAATCTGTGTGTGAAGGCTGCCAGCTGCCGCATACAATTTGCTTAACTGCTTCAGCAAGCAGATTAGACTGCTTCTGACGTGTCTGGAGATATTTATTTAATGCCATATCTGGGGTACAAACCAGTCTCAGACACTCAAGGAGctgattttgtttatttgtttgttttgttcttgttttggaAACCCTTGTTAGCTGCGGAAGGAGTCTGAAACACAGTGTCAGACTGATTGTAAGTATGAGCCCACTGGTGGAGACATTAAAGACAACAGCTGGAGTGATGCCAAGAACTCTGGATATGTGTCAAGGTGAGGTCTGTTCAACACAACATAAACAGGGTGTTTAATCAGTGTGGCTACTAATAGTATCTGGAGATAGAAGGAGTAGGTGTTCACCTGTTCTTACCTAGGAACTCCCAGTCCTCTGACTTTGCAGGATAATCAGTAACTGGCACAAAGGACTCTGTGACCCCATTACTCACGGGTTATTGCAGTTATGATTAGTCTCAGAAATTCCAGAGAGTCAACAGACTATATGTGATCAAAAATATTGTTCTCATACTTCTTGCTGATATGCAAAATGGGAGATTGATCCTTGTAGGTCTTAATCAGTGTTTACTCCATCTGTTCCTGTGTTTATGGTGTAAGGCAGAAAAAGGCGGTTGCAGATGGAAACAGATGACATTTTATATACTCTGCAGAATAAGCAATCTATACTTGAAATAAAACCTTTATTAGTTTTACAGAGGAGTTGGTTAAGACAGAAGGCTTAATAGGGGTGTGTCATTATGCTCCAGAGTAAATGTGACCATTTCCTGTACATTTTTAACTCAATGAAAGTAAAAACTGGAGTGTTTAAAATGAGGAGGAGTAAGAAAAGCAATGATATTTAGGAACAGTGATGTTTTGGATGGGATGTTTAGAAGGACTGGTTGCAGAAACAGTTACTTGGGGTAGGGTTAAAGGCAAATCATGATTTCAAAAGTACTCAGCTATAGAAACGTGGGCTATATCCTCCTGATCCAGTAGGCAAGCAACCTGGTATTCTGAAAAGCCTCTTCAGTTGTTCAGTGCATGCAGAATGAATCCTGCTGGCCTGTGATAGACTCTGCATAAATACGTAATCAGCAACTGGCCATTTCATAGATAGGGAGCCATCTGACTGCCGCAGTGGGTgagagggaaaaataagaaaatcttCAAGTCCTTCAACATGTTTTGCCTGCACAGAACTACTTCAGTCATGGTCATaaatggctttatttttctatCTATACTAATTCATTTCCCCCCTCCATCCTCTGTCCCTTCTTCTATCCCTCCCTTACATCCCTCTGTTCCCAGATATCTGACAGATTTTGAACCAATTCAGTGTCTGGGTCGAGGAGGTTTTGGAGTGGTTTTTGAAGCCAGAAATAAAGTAGATGACTGCAACTATGCCATCAAAAGGATCCGACTGCCCAACAGGTGATAAATGGGTTTGCTGGGACACAGAAGTAATGAATGAATGATGGGATCTCATCCTACACGGAACCATCTGCTCCTGAACTGATTTCCCAGATACTTCATTAGGATGAATGACATACTTTTTAATTGGGGGGCTGTCTGAGTTTTGGCACAGAGAATTTGGCATATGCAATCCCAGCAGAGGTGACCTGCTTGGCTAAAACACTTGCATAGCAGATCTTGTGAGGATGCTGCTCCGTGGGGATTCCCTTGATTTCCTTGATGAATAGAGCCTTTGCTAGCAGGACCAGTTATTGTAGTGCTGTTAATGtgcttctctccttcctttccttgcctttcctATTCcacctcctctttcttttctctctccttcaccTACTTTCTTGACTCCATTTGCCCCTTTGTTTAATTTTCTGGTCCCACAACCCCTACCTTTTCTCTCAGTCATAGGTGGTCAAGCCATGCTGCTGAATTGCCCTACCCAGAGCTTGCAGCACTTCCTTTTAGTGGGAGATGGGAGACACTGCTTCTGGAAATCTCAAGTTAGAACAGCAAGAGGGAGGGGGTAAAGCTATGAAATCTAGAATTACTGTTTTTTTGAATGTGTTAAATAAGCATGACTATTTAAGATTAAAGGTTTTGTTCAGAAATTTAAGGTAGCCTAAATTCTATTTCCAAGCATATTCAAAGCCATAAATAAAACCTTCAGACTTTATTTGATCCAGTTACAGTCTTATAAAGAGAGATAAATTCCTTCAGTAAGACAGGAGGCTGCCTGCTTTCCTGTCCACAGAACAGAACTAGTCCTTATGCAATCTCCTTACCTATTggcaattaaaaaacaaaaaaacaaaaaaaaaacaaaaaataaaaaaactctGGTGTTGCTGTCTTTTGTGTCAGTGTCTTCTACATCCCTGTAGAATACTGCTGTTTAGTAATCTTTTTTTCTATCCTTGAGAACAGTTGAGAGGAAGAtgaactttttcttcttgtttttgctGCATATAATTATGTGAAAAAGGGAAGACTAAATACTGACCCATTATGAGCACATACTGCTCCTCCACACTTCTGAGATAAAGGAGTTACTCTGGGGAATTTAAGACATATTTTTGGTTTTACGTGAAAAGCAATGCTGCTGGCCTGGTGTATACTGGGCCAGCTTTGATTAAATTCCTTTGCAGAAATTTTTGTGTtgtgctgttgctttttgtgACTGTGTTTCTTGTTCTCCTCACCCCAAACCATAGAGAGCTGGCTCGTGAAAAGGTGATGAGGGAAGTCAAGGCTTTGGCTAAGCTTGAGCATCCAGGAATTGTTCGGTATTTCAACGCATGGCTGGAAGCTCCCCCTGAGAGATGGCAGGAGAAGATGGATGAGCAGTGGTTAAAAGATGAAAGGTAACTCGTGGGGGTCTTTTTAACAATTGAATTTGAGATTGTATGTCAAGAGAGCTGGAACACTGGTAGAGGATCCAGGAAGATGGAGAGACTATGTAGGAAAGAGATGGTTGTTAACTTGGCCTGTCAAATTTTCAATTGAACAAAGTACAAATAAATCACCCTTCTGCACAGTGTCTCTCAGTTTATGTGGGCTCTCTTGTTTTAAGGTCCTTCTTTCAGCTTAGGAGACATCACGTGGTTCTTAGTTGAACTTGTGTAACTGAATCTTTCGGTGGTTAGAAAGTTGGAGCATTGCTGCTGTGATTCAGTTTCAAACTTCGGCATCTCTGCCTTCTTTGTTCCTTTCTActgctttcttcctcttcattgTCTTGGGTTAGATGGACCTGATACAGTACTCCAAGGCTTCAATGaatttatttcagcagaaatgcaTGAGGGATAGTCAGTGACGATTTGTGAAGCTTGGTAGAAGTAggttaaaaatggaaaattagatGAAGGAGTTAGAGAATgtgaagagagaggaaaaagtggGTGTATGTTGGCATTTATAGAATAAGGCCTAATACAAGGCTGTTGGGTGGTTTCATAATAACCTCTTAACATGCCTCGCAGTTTTTAGAATACAGCAACCTTTATATTTCAGGCATCAAATTAACATTTCACAGCTGTAATTCTTCCAAGGCACTTTAAATAGTCCTTGCAATGCGTGTTCCAAAGGGCTGGATTTTTTCAAACTGAAGATGAGCCTGATTGCACATTGGGAATCCAGGCAGTAGAGCTTGTTAAATATTCCTTTATCAACGCTTTTGTCTCAATGAGAAAACATCCTTGCTAAGACATAGATGCTAAATGCTGGTTATTAGTGATTCCCACACTTGGGCAGTCATTCCCTGTTGTGGTATGACACAGGTCTCAGGGGTAGCAGTTATTAAAATCTGGGTGCATTTCTAGTGAAATGATTGGAATTTACTACAATTTCTCTAGTTCTGATCTCTCAACTTTGTCTTCCAGCACTGATTGGCCACTCAGTTCTCCCAGCCCAATGGATGTCCCATCATTTAAGATCAGAACAGAGCCATTTTCAACAGAGGAACACATTGAAGTTACTGCAGCTTCATCAGAGAGGGTGAGGTCTGTGGGGATACCCTGTGGTCAGTCAGATTCATCTGGAAGTCAGTTTTCTCCTCTGGAATTTTCTGACACAGACAACAGGGACTTGCAGCATTCAGAAGATCCACTGTTAAACCTTCAGGACAGTGTCCTTACGGGCTGTGATGTAGAAGACAGTACTATCAACAGTAATGAGCTGGGACACTCCTTGGAAATTTGTTCTTCAGCTGTTCCTGTTGTACATCTGAAGGAAGGGACCTCCTCCTCTATTGTGTTTGAGGATTCTGGCTGTGGAAATGCTTCTAGTAAGGAAGATAAAGTTGATGCTTCACATAATGAGAGTCCTTCTGAGGATAAAGGGAAGAGTACAAAGGAATCTGATAACAAGAAATCTGCTTCAGGAAGTCCCCTCTCGGTTTCTCCTCCAAGGCCAACAAGTTTAAGCCTGGACCTTTctaaaaacactgcagaaaaagtCAAACCCACCTCTCCAAAGGTGTATCTGTACATCCAGATGCAGCTCTGCCGGAAAGAGAACCTGAAAGACTGGATGAGCAGAAGATGTGCCatagaggagagggaaaggacaGAGTGCCTGCAGATCTTTCTGCAGATTGCTGAAGCTGTTGAGTTTCTGCATAGCAAAGGATTAATGCACAGGGATCTCAAGGTTTGTATCCATAGGTTGCTGTGTGTGAGAGGAATGTGGCACTGGAGACAAAGCCTGCTAAAATAGCTGACTCCTCTCAGTAACCTAAGCACGGGTGTTAGAAAAGCTGAATTAATGTCTGTACAATAATCTGGAGGTGCAGTGCTCCAGGAAATAAACATTCATCACTTGTTATTGCAATTAAAGTCTTTCTTACAGCAAGACTTCTTGTACCTGGCACAGATCAGTGGCATTTGttctttggtatttttaatTCATGTTCTTTGTACAGGGTTATTCAGTGCTGAGCTGTGTGACAAAGCTATTTTGGATCC
Proteins encoded in this region:
- the EIF2AK3 gene encoding eukaryotic translation initiation factor 2-alpha kinase 3 — its product is MRGPRGRSALAAFAFFVLLGVVAGGPEPPPSDAAAVEAAFGLGAAAAPAALPAGSADVTVEDDEGGVAPAAPGEQEAEGSGEARTGSRSLVIISTLDGRIAALDPENSGRKQWDLDVGSGSLVSSSLSKPEVFGNKMIIPSLDGDLFQWDRDRESMEAVPFTVESLLESSYKFGEDVVLVGGKSLTTYGLSSYSGKVKYICSAVGCRRWDDEETEQEETLLLHRTQKTVRAVGPRSGNEKWNFSVGHFELRYVPDIETRAGYIESNFKSTMNKEETKIISDVEEQEAMMKDTVIKVSVADWKVMAFNRRGGHLEWEYQFCTPIASAWLLKDGKVIPISLFDDTSYTANNEVLEDEEDLVEAARGATESSVYLGMFRGQLYLQSSVRISEKFPTNPKALESRNDNAIIPLPKIKWKPLIHSPSRTPVLVGSDEFDKCLSNDKYSHEEYSNGALSVLQYPYDNGYYLPYYKRERNKRSNQITVRFFDDTNYKNIRKKDPVLLLHWWKEIVGTIVFCIVATTFIVRKLFHPHPYSRLRKESETQCQTDCKYEPTGGDIKDNSWSDAKNSGYVSRYLTDFEPIQCLGRGGFGVVFEARNKVDDCNYAIKRIRLPNRELAREKVMREVKALAKLEHPGIVRYFNAWLEAPPERWQEKMDEQWLKDESTDWPLSSPSPMDVPSFKIRTEPFSTEEHIEVTAASSERVRSVGIPCGQSDSSGSQFSPLEFSDTDNRDLQHSEDPLLNLQDSVLTGCDVEDSTINSNELGHSLEICSSAVPVVHLKEGTSSSIVFEDSGCGNASSKEDKVDASHNESPSEDKGKSTKESDNKKSASGSPLSVSPPRPTSLSLDLSKNTAEKVKPTSPKVYLYIQMQLCRKENLKDWMSRRCAIEERERTECLQIFLQIAEAVEFLHSKGLMHRDLKPSNIFFTMDDIVKVGDFGLVTAMDQDEEEESVLTPMPAYARHTGQVGTKLYMSPEQICGNTYSHKVDIFSLGLILFELLYPFSTQMERVKTLSDVRNLNFPPLFTQKYAQEYTMVKDMLSPSPTERPEAAAIIENPVFEDLELPPKPVLRQRSRTMSLSGNKHSRQPSK